Proteins co-encoded in one Lasioglossum baleicum chromosome 3, iyLasBale1, whole genome shotgun sequence genomic window:
- the Rnf11 gene encoding ring finger protein 11, whose amino-acid sequence MGNCFKRSGGSQQDDTTLLSNNSDPVLPVGSSREDHGHLIPYNELVSSYYPPGGQLQSVTLNIGYGIGIGVTVGRTNELSSMSQEELRVRIEKRLGLIQHLPLREYDGVKKEECVICMMELLTGEQVRYMPCMHTYHAACIDSWLQRSLTCPSCMEPLDAALISSYFDYPTT is encoded by the exons ATGGGAAACTGCTTCAAGCGTTCTGGTGGCAGTCAACAAGACGACACTACGTTGCTGAGCAACAACTCCGATCCTGTGCTGCCCGTTGGTTCGTCGCGGGAGGACCACGGACATTTAATACCTTACAAT GAGTTGGTGAGCTCTTACTATCCACCGGGTGGTCAGCTGCAGTCAGTCACTTTAAACATAGGCTATGGAATTGGCATTGGCGTAACAGTGGGGCGAACAAACGAGCTTAGTTCGATGAGCCAAGAGGAGTTACGCGTACGAATTGAAAAACGTCTGGGACTGATTCAACATCTGCCTCTGCGCGAATACGATGGAGTCAAGAAGGAGGAATGCGTAATCTGTATGATGGAGTTGTTAACAGGCGAACAAGTGCGTTATATGCCGTGTATGCACACCTATCACGCGGCTTGCATCGACAGTTGGTTACAACGTTCGCTAACGTGCCCGTCGTGTATGGAACCATTAGACGCTGCCTTGATTAGCTCTTACTTTGATTATCCGACCACTTAA
- the Whd gene encoding carnitine O-palmitoyltransferase whd isoform X3, with product MAEAHAAVAFSFSITHEGWDVNFDREVLNLVWQSGVRSWKKRFFKSLNNLKSGVYPASLRSLWITIILVTMIHFLGYRIPYDLVGKTVPYLSGSSILAHLAGSCAVGLLLWLVAIYAMRYTLKLLLMYKGWMYESRGKGTKLSRATRTWTSLVKLFIMWHKPMLYSFQGSLPRLPLPSVADTMKRYLRSVRPLLDDKNYARMETLANEFQKGIGVKLQRYLILKSWWATNYVSDWWEEYVYLRGRSPIMVNSNFYGIDAILMHPTTVQTARAANVIYSCLQYRRLIERQELEPILIQGLVPLCSWQYERLFNTTRIPGRETDKLVHYQDSKHVVVYHKGRYFKVPIYHKNRILLPCEIEIQMQQILDDKSEPLVGEERLAALTAGERTTWAVAREEYFVKGVNKTSLDLIEKAAFVVVLDDVPYIYDPADPDKLDQYGRILLHGKGYNRWFDKSFTLCIGTNGRTGFNAEHSWADAPIMGSLWEYVIGNEVNMGYAEDGHNIGKPEFTPPSPTRLQWDLTSKCIDTIEESLQVAQKLLTDVELRIYVHDAYGKGFMKINSMSPDAYIQMALQLAYFRDSNKFNLTYEASMTRLFREGRTETVRPCTIESTEWVKAMHDEDATVEHKYKLLIAAANQHQKGYQDAMSGSGIDRHLFCLYVVSKYLEVDSPFLKEVLSEPWKLSTSQTPHGQTSLIDLKKHPNCISAGGGFGPVADDGYGVSYIIAGENLIFFHISCKLSSPQTNAARFAKQIEKALGDMKDLFIERQKLQRDKKNGSL from the exons ATGGCGGAAGCTCACGCAGCTGTAGCATTTAGTTTCTCCATCACTCACGAGGGATGGGATGTCAATTTTGATAGAGAAGTCCTAAATTTGGTATGGCAGTCGGGTGTCCGTTCTTGGAAGAAAAGATTCTTTAAGTCTCTT aaCAACTTGAAAAGCGGCGTGTATCCTGCCTCTTTGCGCAGCTTATGGATTACCATAATTTTGGTGACTATGATACATTTCCTGGGTTACAGGATACCTTATGATCTTGTTGGGAAAACTGTACCGTATTTATCAGG gtCGTCGATATTAGCGCACTTAGCAGGATCATGTGCTGTTGGACTCCTTTTATGGTTGGTAGCGATATACGCAATGCGGTACACCTTGAAATTATTACTTATGTACAAAGGATGGATGTACGAGTCAAGGGGAAAAGGAACTAAACTTTCAAGAGCTACCAGAACATGGACTTCATTAGTGAAGTTGTTCATTATGTGGCACAAGCCTATGTTGTACAGTTTTCAAGGATCTCTACCACGACTTCCATTGCCATCAGTGGCAGACACCATGAAACGA TACCTTCGAAGCGTGCGACCGTTATTGGACGACAAAAATTACGCCCGAATGGAAACGCTGGCTAACGAATTCCAAAAAGGCATTGGCGTGAAGCTTCAGCGTTATCTGATACTGAAATCTTGGTGGGCCACTAACTACGTTTCTGACTGGTGGGAAGAATACGTTTACTTGCGTGGACGATCTCCTATTATGGTGAACTCAAACTTCTATGGCATCGATGCCATTCTCATGCATCCCACTACCGTGCAAACTGCGCGTGCTGCGAACGTTATTTATTCATGTTTGCAATACAGACGTCTGATTGAACGGCAAGAACTAGAACCG ATATTAATTCAAGGCTTGGTGCCCTTGTGCTCATGGCAATATGAAAGATTATTCAATACCACACGAATACCGGGACGTGAAACAGACAAACTCGTTCATTATCAAGATTCTAAGCACGTTGTGGTATATCATAAGGGCAGATACTTCAAAGTTCCTATTTATCATAAAAACCGAATTCTGTTACCTTGTGAAATCGAAAT ACAAATGCAGCAAATTCTAGACGATAAGTCTGAGCCATTGGTAGGAGAAGAAAGATTGGCTGCACTAACAGCAGGAGAAAGAACTACGTGGGCAGTAGCTAGAGAAGAATATTTCGTGAAAGGAGTAAATAAAACGTCCTTGGATCTCATCGAAAAAGCAGCATTTGTAGTTGTATTAGATGATGTACCATACATATATGATCCA GCAGATCCAGATAAATTAGATCAATATGGTCGCATTCTATTACATGGTAAGGGATACAATAGATGGTTCGACAAATCTTTTACTTTGTGTATCGGCACCAATGGCAGG ACTGGTTTCAATGCCGAACATTCATG GGCTGATGCTCCTATAATGGGATCTCTATGGGAATATGTAATCGGTAATGAGGTGAACATGgg ATATGCTGAAGATGGACATAACATAGGTAAACCAGAATTTACACCTCCGTCGCCGACACGACTACAGTGGGACTTAACTTCAAAGTGCATAGATACTATTGAAGAGTCGCTTCaa GTTGCTCAGAAGTTATTAACCGATGTTGAGCTACGCATTTACGTGCACGATGCATACGGCAAAGGTTTCATGAAAATCAATTCAATGTCACCTGATGCATACATACAAATGGCACTTCAATTGGCGTACTTCCGTGattctaataaatttaatttaacgtACGAGGCTTCCATGACTAGATTGTTCCGCGAAGGAAGAACTGAAACAGTCAGACCGTGTACAATTGAATCTACCGAGTGGGTGAAAGCGATGCACGACGAAGATGCAACC GTAGAGCATAAGTACAAATTATTGATAGCTGCGGCAAATCAACATCAAAAAGGTTATCAAGATGCCATGAGTGGTAGTGGAATAGATAGACATCTATTTTGTTTATACGTCGTATCCAAATATTTAGAAGTAGACTCGCCTTTCCTGAAG GAAGTTTTAAGTGAACCGTGGAAATTATCCACGTCGCAGACACCGCACGGTCAAACGTCGCTAATAGATTTGAAGAAGCAtccaaattgtatttctgctgGAGGTGGTTTTGGGCCCGTGGCTGATGATGGCTACGGTGTGTCCTACATCATTGCTGGAGAGAACCTTATATTTTTCCACATCTCCTGCAAACTTAGCTCCCCGCAAACC AATGCTGCCCGATTCGCAAAACAAATAGAAAAAGCACTAGGTGATATGAAGGACTTATTCATTGAAAGGCAGAAGTTACAACGCGACAAAAAGAATGGATCTTTGTAA
- the Whd gene encoding carnitine O-palmitoyltransferase whd isoform X1: protein MAEAHAAVAFSFSITHEGWDVNFDREVLNLVWQSGVRSWKKRFFKSLNNLKSGVYPASLRSLWITIILVTMIHFLGYRIPYDLVGKTVPYLSGSSILAHLAGSCAVGLLLWLVAIYAMRYTLKLLLMYKGWMYESRGKGTKLSRATRTWTSLVKLFIMWHKPMLYSFQGSLPRLPLPSVADTMKRYLRSVRPLLDDKNYARMETLANEFQKGIGVKLQRYLILKSWWATNYVSDWWEEYVYLRGRSPIMVNSNFYGIDAILMHPTTVQTARAANVIYSCLQYRRLIERQELEPILIQGLVPLCSWQYERLFNTTRIPGRETDKLVHYQDSKHVVVYHKGRYFKVPIYHKNRILLPCEIEIQMQQILDDKSEPLVGEERLAALTAGERTTWAVAREEYFVKGVNKTSLDLIEKAAFVVVLDDVPYIYDPADPDKLDQYGRILLHGKGYNRWFDKSFTLCIGTNGRTGFNAEHSWADAAVMSHLWEYIMSQDTNAKQADAPIMGSLWEYVIGNEVNMGYAEDGHNIGKPEFTPPSPTRLQWDLTSKCIDTIEESLQVAQKLLTDVELRIYVHDAYGKGFMKINSMSPDAYIQMALQLAYFRDSNKFNLTYEASMTRLFREGRTETVRPCTIESTEWVKAMHDEDATVEHKYKLLIAAANQHQKGYQDAMSGSGIDRHLFCLYVVSKYLEVDSPFLKEVLSEPWKLSTSQTPHGQTSLIDLKKHPNCISAGGGFGPVADDGYGVSYIIAGENLIFFHISCKLSSPQTNAARFAKQIEKALGDMKDLFIERQKLQRDKKNGSL, encoded by the exons ATGGCGGAAGCTCACGCAGCTGTAGCATTTAGTTTCTCCATCACTCACGAGGGATGGGATGTCAATTTTGATAGAGAAGTCCTAAATTTGGTATGGCAGTCGGGTGTCCGTTCTTGGAAGAAAAGATTCTTTAAGTCTCTT aaCAACTTGAAAAGCGGCGTGTATCCTGCCTCTTTGCGCAGCTTATGGATTACCATAATTTTGGTGACTATGATACATTTCCTGGGTTACAGGATACCTTATGATCTTGTTGGGAAAACTGTACCGTATTTATCAGG gtCGTCGATATTAGCGCACTTAGCAGGATCATGTGCTGTTGGACTCCTTTTATGGTTGGTAGCGATATACGCAATGCGGTACACCTTGAAATTATTACTTATGTACAAAGGATGGATGTACGAGTCAAGGGGAAAAGGAACTAAACTTTCAAGAGCTACCAGAACATGGACTTCATTAGTGAAGTTGTTCATTATGTGGCACAAGCCTATGTTGTACAGTTTTCAAGGATCTCTACCACGACTTCCATTGCCATCAGTGGCAGACACCATGAAACGA TACCTTCGAAGCGTGCGACCGTTATTGGACGACAAAAATTACGCCCGAATGGAAACGCTGGCTAACGAATTCCAAAAAGGCATTGGCGTGAAGCTTCAGCGTTATCTGATACTGAAATCTTGGTGGGCCACTAACTACGTTTCTGACTGGTGGGAAGAATACGTTTACTTGCGTGGACGATCTCCTATTATGGTGAACTCAAACTTCTATGGCATCGATGCCATTCTCATGCATCCCACTACCGTGCAAACTGCGCGTGCTGCGAACGTTATTTATTCATGTTTGCAATACAGACGTCTGATTGAACGGCAAGAACTAGAACCG ATATTAATTCAAGGCTTGGTGCCCTTGTGCTCATGGCAATATGAAAGATTATTCAATACCACACGAATACCGGGACGTGAAACAGACAAACTCGTTCATTATCAAGATTCTAAGCACGTTGTGGTATATCATAAGGGCAGATACTTCAAAGTTCCTATTTATCATAAAAACCGAATTCTGTTACCTTGTGAAATCGAAAT ACAAATGCAGCAAATTCTAGACGATAAGTCTGAGCCATTGGTAGGAGAAGAAAGATTGGCTGCACTAACAGCAGGAGAAAGAACTACGTGGGCAGTAGCTAGAGAAGAATATTTCGTGAAAGGAGTAAATAAAACGTCCTTGGATCTCATCGAAAAAGCAGCATTTGTAGTTGTATTAGATGATGTACCATACATATATGATCCA GCAGATCCAGATAAATTAGATCAATATGGTCGCATTCTATTACATGGTAAGGGATACAATAGATGGTTCGACAAATCTTTTACTTTGTGTATCGGCACCAATGGCAGG ACTGGTTTCAATGCCGAACATTCATG GGCAGATGCTGCAGTGATGTCACATTTGTGGGAGTACATCATGTCTCAGGATACCAACGCTAAACA GGCTGATGCTCCTATAATGGGATCTCTATGGGAATATGTAATCGGTAATGAGGTGAACATGgg ATATGCTGAAGATGGACATAACATAGGTAAACCAGAATTTACACCTCCGTCGCCGACACGACTACAGTGGGACTTAACTTCAAAGTGCATAGATACTATTGAAGAGTCGCTTCaa GTTGCTCAGAAGTTATTAACCGATGTTGAGCTACGCATTTACGTGCACGATGCATACGGCAAAGGTTTCATGAAAATCAATTCAATGTCACCTGATGCATACATACAAATGGCACTTCAATTGGCGTACTTCCGTGattctaataaatttaatttaacgtACGAGGCTTCCATGACTAGATTGTTCCGCGAAGGAAGAACTGAAACAGTCAGACCGTGTACAATTGAATCTACCGAGTGGGTGAAAGCGATGCACGACGAAGATGCAACC GTAGAGCATAAGTACAAATTATTGATAGCTGCGGCAAATCAACATCAAAAAGGTTATCAAGATGCCATGAGTGGTAGTGGAATAGATAGACATCTATTTTGTTTATACGTCGTATCCAAATATTTAGAAGTAGACTCGCCTTTCCTGAAG GAAGTTTTAAGTGAACCGTGGAAATTATCCACGTCGCAGACACCGCACGGTCAAACGTCGCTAATAGATTTGAAGAAGCAtccaaattgtatttctgctgGAGGTGGTTTTGGGCCCGTGGCTGATGATGGCTACGGTGTGTCCTACATCATTGCTGGAGAGAACCTTATATTTTTCCACATCTCCTGCAAACTTAGCTCCCCGCAAACC AATGCTGCCCGATTCGCAAAACAAATAGAAAAAGCACTAGGTGATATGAAGGACTTATTCATTGAAAGGCAGAAGTTACAACGCGACAAAAAGAATGGATCTTTGTAA
- the Whd gene encoding carnitine O-palmitoyltransferase whd isoform X2: protein MAEAHAAVAFSFSITHEGWDVNFDREVLNLVWQSGVRSWKKRFFKSLNNLKSGVYPASLRSLWITIILVTMIHFLGYRIPYDLVGKTVPYLSGSSILAHLAGSCAVGLLLWLVAIYAMRYTLKLLLMYKGWMYESRGKGTKLSRATRTWTSLVKLFIMWHKPMLYSFQGSLPRLPLPSVADTMKRYLRSVRPLLDDKNYARMETLANEFQKGIGVKLQRYLILKSWWATNYVSDWWEEYVYLRGRSPIMVNSNFYGIDAILMHPTTVQTARAANVIYSCLQYRRLIERQELEPILIQGLVPLCSWQYERLFNTTRIPGRETDKLVHYQDSKHVVVYHKGRYFKVPIYHKNRILLPCEIEIQMQQILDDKSEPLVGEERLAALTAGERTTWAVAREEYFVKGVNKTSLDLIEKAAFVVVLDDVPYIYDPADPDKLDQYGRILLHGKGYNRWFDKSFTLCIGTNGRTGFNAEHSWADAAVMSHLWEYIMSQDTNAKQYAEDGHNIGKPEFTPPSPTRLQWDLTSKCIDTIEESLQVAQKLLTDVELRIYVHDAYGKGFMKINSMSPDAYIQMALQLAYFRDSNKFNLTYEASMTRLFREGRTETVRPCTIESTEWVKAMHDEDATVEHKYKLLIAAANQHQKGYQDAMSGSGIDRHLFCLYVVSKYLEVDSPFLKEVLSEPWKLSTSQTPHGQTSLIDLKKHPNCISAGGGFGPVADDGYGVSYIIAGENLIFFHISCKLSSPQTNAARFAKQIEKALGDMKDLFIERQKLQRDKKNGSL from the exons ATGGCGGAAGCTCACGCAGCTGTAGCATTTAGTTTCTCCATCACTCACGAGGGATGGGATGTCAATTTTGATAGAGAAGTCCTAAATTTGGTATGGCAGTCGGGTGTCCGTTCTTGGAAGAAAAGATTCTTTAAGTCTCTT aaCAACTTGAAAAGCGGCGTGTATCCTGCCTCTTTGCGCAGCTTATGGATTACCATAATTTTGGTGACTATGATACATTTCCTGGGTTACAGGATACCTTATGATCTTGTTGGGAAAACTGTACCGTATTTATCAGG gtCGTCGATATTAGCGCACTTAGCAGGATCATGTGCTGTTGGACTCCTTTTATGGTTGGTAGCGATATACGCAATGCGGTACACCTTGAAATTATTACTTATGTACAAAGGATGGATGTACGAGTCAAGGGGAAAAGGAACTAAACTTTCAAGAGCTACCAGAACATGGACTTCATTAGTGAAGTTGTTCATTATGTGGCACAAGCCTATGTTGTACAGTTTTCAAGGATCTCTACCACGACTTCCATTGCCATCAGTGGCAGACACCATGAAACGA TACCTTCGAAGCGTGCGACCGTTATTGGACGACAAAAATTACGCCCGAATGGAAACGCTGGCTAACGAATTCCAAAAAGGCATTGGCGTGAAGCTTCAGCGTTATCTGATACTGAAATCTTGGTGGGCCACTAACTACGTTTCTGACTGGTGGGAAGAATACGTTTACTTGCGTGGACGATCTCCTATTATGGTGAACTCAAACTTCTATGGCATCGATGCCATTCTCATGCATCCCACTACCGTGCAAACTGCGCGTGCTGCGAACGTTATTTATTCATGTTTGCAATACAGACGTCTGATTGAACGGCAAGAACTAGAACCG ATATTAATTCAAGGCTTGGTGCCCTTGTGCTCATGGCAATATGAAAGATTATTCAATACCACACGAATACCGGGACGTGAAACAGACAAACTCGTTCATTATCAAGATTCTAAGCACGTTGTGGTATATCATAAGGGCAGATACTTCAAAGTTCCTATTTATCATAAAAACCGAATTCTGTTACCTTGTGAAATCGAAAT ACAAATGCAGCAAATTCTAGACGATAAGTCTGAGCCATTGGTAGGAGAAGAAAGATTGGCTGCACTAACAGCAGGAGAAAGAACTACGTGGGCAGTAGCTAGAGAAGAATATTTCGTGAAAGGAGTAAATAAAACGTCCTTGGATCTCATCGAAAAAGCAGCATTTGTAGTTGTATTAGATGATGTACCATACATATATGATCCA GCAGATCCAGATAAATTAGATCAATATGGTCGCATTCTATTACATGGTAAGGGATACAATAGATGGTTCGACAAATCTTTTACTTTGTGTATCGGCACCAATGGCAGG ACTGGTTTCAATGCCGAACATTCATG GGCAGATGCTGCAGTGATGTCACATTTGTGGGAGTACATCATGTCTCAGGATACCAACGCTAAACA ATATGCTGAAGATGGACATAACATAGGTAAACCAGAATTTACACCTCCGTCGCCGACACGACTACAGTGGGACTTAACTTCAAAGTGCATAGATACTATTGAAGAGTCGCTTCaa GTTGCTCAGAAGTTATTAACCGATGTTGAGCTACGCATTTACGTGCACGATGCATACGGCAAAGGTTTCATGAAAATCAATTCAATGTCACCTGATGCATACATACAAATGGCACTTCAATTGGCGTACTTCCGTGattctaataaatttaatttaacgtACGAGGCTTCCATGACTAGATTGTTCCGCGAAGGAAGAACTGAAACAGTCAGACCGTGTACAATTGAATCTACCGAGTGGGTGAAAGCGATGCACGACGAAGATGCAACC GTAGAGCATAAGTACAAATTATTGATAGCTGCGGCAAATCAACATCAAAAAGGTTATCAAGATGCCATGAGTGGTAGTGGAATAGATAGACATCTATTTTGTTTATACGTCGTATCCAAATATTTAGAAGTAGACTCGCCTTTCCTGAAG GAAGTTTTAAGTGAACCGTGGAAATTATCCACGTCGCAGACACCGCACGGTCAAACGTCGCTAATAGATTTGAAGAAGCAtccaaattgtatttctgctgGAGGTGGTTTTGGGCCCGTGGCTGATGATGGCTACGGTGTGTCCTACATCATTGCTGGAGAGAACCTTATATTTTTCCACATCTCCTGCAAACTTAGCTCCCCGCAAACC AATGCTGCCCGATTCGCAAAACAAATAGAAAAAGCACTAGGTGATATGAAGGACTTATTCATTGAAAGGCAGAAGTTACAACGCGACAAAAAGAATGGATCTTTGTAA
- the Cin gene encoding molybdenum cofactor synthesis protein cinnamon, which translates to METLKFGVLTISDSCYTQNNEDRSSPEIVKILGGKVYCQKIIPDNEHMIKSNLIQWSDDKQVDVILTTGGTGFSERDVTPEATRQIIKKEAPGIALAMLTNSLKITPMAMLSRGICGIRGKTLIVNLPGSPKAVKECLDVILPAIPHAVDLLRDDGKKVKDTHNNIQNSSSVCAHKCQAETPLCLGNIVERHRESPYPMVSVEFAEKMIRKCITPLKSVSVVNVEEAYGRVLDSDLHSKYDLPPFRASIKDGYAVLANDGKGKRKVLSGIKAGDLATAIKLQPGTCVRVNTGASIPNDATAVVQVEDTKLIEGTSDNTEEKEIEIMTEVKSGQDIRPIGCDIKKGELILKAGTQLGAVELGLLSACGYKEVSVIDLPKVGVLSTGDELQSPGTVLMPGHVYDSNKITLLTILKENGFHPVDMGIAQDEEAVMVSKIKHALSQVDVLITTGSVSMGDRDMLKPILKHHFGATIHFARVNMKPGKPTTFATCIFEGRERYLFCLPGNPVSATVTMRLFALPALKFLCKDDSVPTILEVKLTSSYTLDPRPEYARAILKWNEPRGLPCAYSTGNQISSKLLNCKQANALLMLPARTTEKPELHQGDVVQAMLLGMPQYT; encoded by the exons atggaaaCTCTAAAGTTTGGAGTATTGACAA tcaGCGATAGCTGTTATACGCAGAATAACGAAGACAGAAGCAGTcctgaaattgtaaaaatcctTGGAGGAAAGGTTTATTGTCAAAAAATTATTCCAGACAATGAACACATGATAAAG AGCAATCTGATACAGTGGAGCGACGACAAACAAGTGGATGTTATTTTAACGACTGGCGGCACTGGATTTTCTGAAAGAGATGTTACTCCCGAAGCTACGAgacaaattattaaaaaagaagcTCCTGGTATTGCTCTAGCAATGTTAACAAACAGTTTAAAAATTACTCCAATGGCTATGTTATCtag AGGTATATGTGGAATACGAGGGAAAACACTAATTGTAAATTTACCTGGATCACCGAAAGCAGTTAAGGAATGCTTAGACGTAATTCTTCCTGCTATACCGCATGCAGTAGATTTGCTGAGAGACGATGGGAAGAAAGTAAAAGATACGCATAACAATATACAAAATAGTTCCTCTGTTTGTGCACATAAATGTCAAGCTGAAACACCT TTGTGTTTAGGAAATATAGTTGAACGGCATAGAGAATCACCGTATCCAATGGTGTCTGTAGAATTTGCTGAGAAAATGATACGGAAATGTATTACTCCGTTGAAGTCAGTATCAGTAGTAAATGTGGAAGAAGCATATGGTAGAGTATTGGACAGTGATTTACATTCTAAGTATGATTTACCACCGTTTCGAGCATCTATTAAAGACGGCTATGCAGTGTTGGCAAATGATgggaaagggaaaagaaaagtATTAAGTGGGATCAAAGCCGGAGATCTT GCTACTGCAATTAAACTCCAACCTGGGACATGCGTTCGAGTAAATACGGGTGCTTCAATTCCAAATG ATGCAACAGCTGTTGTACAAGTAGAAGACACTAAACTTATAGAAGGAACTTCTGATAATACAgaggaaaaagaaattgaaattatGACTGAAGTTAAGAGTGGACAAGATATTAG ACCTATCGGATGTGATATTAAAAAAggagaattgattttaaaggcAGGAACACAACTTGGGGCAGTCGAATTAGGCCTCCTCTCGGCTTGTGGTTATAAAGAAGTATCAGTCATTGATCTTCCTAAGGTTGGTGTATTATCTACTGGAGATGAATTACAATCTCCTGGAACAGTTTTGATGCCAGGACATGTATACGATAGTaataaaattacattattaACGATACTGAAGGAAAATGGTTTTCATCCTGTAGACATGGGTATTGCACAAGACGA GGAGGCTGTTATGGTATCAAAAATTAAACACGCTTTAAGCCAGGTCGATGTACTTATTACTACTGGTTCTGTATCAATGGGTGATAGGGACATGTTGAAACCTATACTTAAACACCACTTCGGTGCAACAATACATTTTG CACGTGTGAACATGAAACCTGGAAAACCAACAACGTTTGCAACGTGCATATTTGAAGGCAGAGAaagatatttattttgtttaccaGGCAATCCAGTGTCTGCAACTGTTACTATGCGTTTATTCGCATTACCTGCGCTAAAGTTTTTGTGTAAAGATGATTCCGTACCTACCATTCTGGAAGTGAAA TTGACGTCGTCCTATACTTTGGACCCACGTCCTGAATATGCTCGAGCAATTCTAAAATGGAATGAACCACGTGGATTACCATGTGCCTATAGTACTGGAAATCAAATAAGCAGTAAATTGCTTAATTGCAAACAAGCAAATGCATTGTTAATGTTACCTGCACGTACTACCGAAAAGCCTGAATTACATCAAGGAGATGTGGTGCAAGCAATGTTGCTTGGAATGCCGCAATATACTTGA